One Sediminibacillus dalangtanensis genomic region harbors:
- a CDS encoding YtxH domain-containing protein gives MQTQQQNGSKLIVGMAAGALAGAALAMLNSNTRSNVKQNMNGMKESVTSMASDVKENPRETKDQLMDRVKAATDVLKDAANNVQELYNKVNGDFKDELKDVQNDTQEAVSTAKDVGSKVKDAKEQLVNGSSDSSQYNQPH, from the coding sequence ATGCAAACCCAACAACAAAACGGTAGTAAACTGATTGTAGGTATGGCTGCCGGTGCCTTAGCTGGAGCAGCCCTTGCAATGCTTAATTCCAATACCCGTTCTAATGTGAAACAAAATATGAATGGTATGAAAGAATCGGTGACCAGCATGGCAAGCGATGTAAAAGAAAACCCTCGAGAAACAAAAGACCAGCTGATGGATAGGGTGAAAGCAGCTACCGATGTACTAAAAGATGCTGCTAACAATGTTCAAGAGCTTTATAACAAAGTCAATGGTGACTTCAAAGATGAATTGAAGGACGTGCAAAACGATACGCAAGAGGCTGTATCAACTGCAAAAGATGTAGGCAGCAAAGTTAAGGATGCAAAAGAACAACTTGTAAACGGTTCTTCTGACTCAAGCCAATATAATCAGCCCCACTAA
- the pyrF gene encoding orotidine-5'-phosphate decarboxylase — MKPMYLALDFPDWQETEWFIRSNELQGVPVKVGMELFYREGPPVIEKLKGDGHSIFLDLKLHDIPNTVYKAMKNLAKLGVDLVNVHAWGGSEMIRAAKQGFMEGNLEKNSRLIAVTVLTSMDNRTLSEELHIPVRAEESVLNLAMMAKESGADGVVCSPWEVPSIKKNCGSSFYTVTPGIRLKTDQHQDQQRTASPTDARDNGADAIVIGRSVTASTEPKSKYQQIIKEWKDDDER, encoded by the coding sequence ATGAAGCCAATGTATCTCGCTCTTGATTTTCCTGATTGGCAGGAAACAGAATGGTTTATCCGCAGTAATGAGCTTCAAGGGGTACCTGTAAAAGTGGGAATGGAACTGTTTTACCGCGAAGGCCCACCGGTTATTGAAAAATTAAAGGGTGATGGTCATTCCATATTTTTAGACTTGAAGTTACATGATATTCCCAATACGGTTTATAAAGCGATGAAAAATTTGGCGAAATTGGGGGTGGATTTAGTCAATGTCCACGCCTGGGGAGGAAGCGAAATGATTCGTGCTGCCAAACAAGGATTTATGGAAGGAAACCTTGAAAAAAATAGCAGGTTAATCGCAGTGACGGTGTTAACTTCTATGGACAATCGTACGCTGTCAGAAGAGTTGCATATTCCTGTTAGAGCGGAGGAGTCGGTTCTTAACCTAGCGATGATGGCAAAAGAAAGTGGGGCCGATGGAGTCGTTTGTTCGCCGTGGGAAGTTCCTTCAATCAAAAAGAATTGTGGGTCTTCCTTTTATACAGTAACCCCTGGCATCCGTTTGAAAACGGATCAGCATCAAGATCAGCAGAGGACCGCAAGTCCAACCGATGCAAGGGATAACGGAGCTGATGCAATCGTCATAGGACGCAGTGTAACGGCATCTACCGAACCGAAAAGCAAGTACCAGCAAATTATAAAGGAGTGGAAAGATGATGACGAAAGATGA
- the pyrE gene encoding orotate phosphoribosyltransferase, whose amino-acid sequence MMTKDEIANDLLQIGAVKISPDHPFTWTSGLTSPIYCDNRLTMSYPEIRKKLTMAFADMIKQMEGGPDVIAGCATAGIPHAAWLSDYLGLPMVYVRSKPKGHGKGNQIEGNIKKGQRVILIEDLVSTGGSALNAVQALQEEGAEVTAVCAIFTYGLTGTAEAFLEQGVSLSTITDFDSLVAVLEKKDGISEKGKKQLFGWREALQEPAHRS is encoded by the coding sequence ATGATGACGAAAGATGAAATAGCGAATGATTTGTTGCAAATCGGAGCCGTGAAAATCAGTCCTGACCATCCCTTTACATGGACTTCCGGGTTGACGTCACCAATATATTGTGACAATCGGTTAACGATGTCCTATCCGGAAATAAGAAAAAAGCTCACGATGGCCTTTGCCGATATGATAAAACAGATGGAAGGCGGTCCTGATGTTATTGCTGGATGTGCTACAGCGGGGATTCCACATGCAGCCTGGTTATCAGATTATCTCGGTTTGCCGATGGTTTATGTCCGTTCAAAGCCAAAAGGGCATGGAAAAGGCAATCAAATCGAAGGCAACATAAAAAAAGGACAACGAGTAATTTTAATAGAGGATTTGGTTTCAACTGGTGGATCGGCATTGAATGCTGTCCAGGCACTACAAGAGGAAGGCGCAGAAGTGACAGCGGTGTGCGCTATCTTTACATATGGACTTACAGGTACGGCTGAAGCATTCCTGGAACAAGGGGTATCATTATCCACCATTACCGATTTTGATTCATTAGTAGCCGTTTTGGAGAAAAAAGATGGAATTTCAGAGAAGGGAAAAAAGCAGTTATTTGGGTGGCGTGAAGCATTACAGGAACCGGCTCATCGTTCTTAA